A single Silvibacterium dinghuense DNA region contains:
- a CDS encoding DUF4129 domain-containing protein: MPRLRSAVRPFPLAVAILATPLSSHALAAATLSAYTMHLGTLRSLVEACRQSPAQCDPDKVGSDEQVSGASVSFDAHYEWLRDTLHKAHDPSLKDRATLLDDAARHLDEDLRDAGIAAPAKLPSQAVQRRDAILARPEYVTVTQVSIWDRIFARLYSWLDRLFGNVAGFGRRSPWIGPLMEWSLIVLALTGLTLWAMRVFRRQRLRLAAEPGRAMEPAEDASRNWRELAARHAEAHEWRDAIHCLYWASIVLLEGRRMWAPSRSRTPREYVRLVEPGSARRTLLEQQTRAFERIWYGLETAAPGDYQQALHLHEELRAA; this comes from the coding sequence ATGCCGCGCCTCCGCTCAGCAGTCCGTCCATTTCCGCTCGCCGTGGCCATCCTTGCCACACCGCTCAGCAGCCACGCTCTGGCCGCGGCGACGCTGTCCGCTTACACCATGCATCTCGGCACACTCCGCAGCCTTGTCGAGGCCTGCCGGCAATCGCCCGCCCAGTGCGATCCGGACAAGGTCGGCAGCGACGAGCAGGTCTCTGGAGCCTCAGTCAGCTTCGACGCGCACTATGAGTGGCTCCGCGATACCCTCCACAAAGCCCACGACCCCTCGCTCAAAGACCGCGCCACGCTCCTTGACGACGCGGCACGCCATCTCGACGAGGATCTCCGCGATGCCGGTATCGCCGCGCCAGCGAAACTTCCCTCGCAGGCCGTCCAGCGACGAGACGCCATCCTCGCCCGCCCGGAATATGTCACCGTCACCCAGGTTTCCATCTGGGATCGCATCTTTGCCCGACTCTACTCCTGGCTTGACCGTCTCTTCGGCAACGTAGCCGGCTTCGGCCGCCGCTCCCCATGGATCGGACCGCTCATGGAGTGGTCGCTCATCGTCCTTGCTCTCACCGGCCTCACGCTCTGGGCCATGCGCGTCTTCCGCCGTCAACGTCTCCGCCTCGCGGCAGAACCTGGCCGAGCCATGGAGCCAGCCGAAGATGCCTCCCGCAACTGGCGCGAGCTTGCCGCCCGCCACGCCGAAGCGCATGAATGGCGCGACGCCATCCACTGTCTCTACTGGGCCAGCATCGTCCTGCTCGAAGGCCGCCGCATGTGGGCACCCAGCCGCTCCCGCACCCCCCGCGAGTATGTGCGCCTCGTCGAGCCCGGCTCTGCCCGCCGCACGCTGCTCGAACAACAGACCCGCGCCTTCGAGCGCATCTGGTACGGCCTCGAAACCGCTGCTCCCGGCGATTACCAGCAGGCTCTCCATCTGCATGAGGAGCTGCGCGCCGCATGA
- a CDS encoding DUF3565 domain-containing protein, whose amino-acid sequence MPASTQPGKPQPIHGFHQDEHGDWVAELACGHGQHVRHRPPWELRPWVSTEEGRHAQLGLILYCVRCLEPEDSPSTK is encoded by the coding sequence ATGCCCGCCTCTACTCAGCCAGGAAAACCGCAACCCATCCATGGCTTCCACCAGGACGAACACGGAGACTGGGTCGCCGAGCTGGCCTGCGGCCACGGCCAGCATGTGCGTCATCGCCCGCCATGGGAGCTGCGCCCCTGGGTTAGCACAGAAGAAGGACGCCACGCCCAGCTCGGCCTCATCCTCTACTGTGTACGCTGCCTCGAGCCGGAAGACTCGCCTTCAACCAAGTAA
- a CDS encoding DUF4350 domain-containing protein, with product MNLRSPGRDARILLGITGFALAIIAVGAFFAPARIDNNPTPSIDNSGSAGAKAAYTLLGQLGYHVQRFDEPAAALDRLPADHTTLILAGAGLYDYRTDKDHLTAFLNRGGHILAAGMTSGAMLPGSSQRPASRLYTALCETVPQGLSPQARAGRLQLPIEMSWDTIDAVAIVDQACGTDPVVVHYPMQSGEAIWWTSPYPLTNRGLQNDANLRLLLAAVGAPGGTVLFDEYIHGAREDLWDTAAGTPVVPMGWQLAAVGLLLVFSYGRRNGPLRTPIRVQRTSPLEFVHSMGDLYRKAGAVTVAASAAERRLLHFLEAQGGIPRATLQASPGTIAAAVAERFRTAPASLAEDITALRNAEQSNLSPKSALALIRRIDHHIAALSAAITAGQPSAASSADRR from the coding sequence ATGAATCTTCGCTCGCCGGGCCGCGATGCCCGCATCCTCCTCGGTATCACCGGCTTCGCTCTGGCCATCATTGCCGTCGGCGCCTTCTTTGCACCCGCACGCATCGACAACAATCCGACACCCTCGATCGACAACAGCGGATCGGCCGGCGCCAAGGCTGCCTATACGCTGCTTGGCCAGCTTGGTTATCATGTGCAGCGATTTGACGAGCCCGCAGCCGCGCTCGACCGCCTGCCTGCCGATCACACCACGCTCATCCTTGCCGGAGCCGGTCTCTACGACTACCGCACCGACAAGGATCACCTCACCGCCTTCCTGAACCGTGGCGGACATATTCTCGCCGCCGGCATGACCAGCGGAGCCATGCTCCCCGGCTCCAGCCAGCGCCCCGCCTCGCGCCTCTACACCGCGCTTTGCGAGACGGTTCCTCAGGGTCTCAGCCCGCAGGCTCGCGCCGGCCGCCTCCAGCTCCCCATTGAAATGAGCTGGGACACCATCGACGCCGTCGCTATCGTCGACCAGGCCTGCGGCACCGATCCCGTCGTCGTGCACTATCCCATGCAGAGCGGCGAAGCCATCTGGTGGACCTCGCCTTACCCGCTCACCAACCGTGGTCTGCAGAATGACGCCAACCTCCGTCTGCTGCTCGCCGCCGTCGGCGCGCCCGGCGGCACCGTCCTCTTCGACGAATACATCCACGGCGCGCGCGAAGACTTGTGGGATACCGCCGCTGGCACGCCCGTTGTGCCCATGGGATGGCAGCTCGCCGCTGTCGGACTGCTGCTCGTCTTCAGCTATGGCCGCCGCAACGGACCGCTGCGTACACCCATCCGCGTGCAGCGCACTTCGCCCCTCGAATTCGTACACTCCATGGGTGATCTCTACCGCAAGGCCGGAGCGGTCACTGTCGCCGCATCCGCAGCCGAGCGCCGCCTGCTGCATTTCCTCGAAGCCCAGGGAGGCATTCCTCGCGCGACCCTGCAGGCCTCGCCCGGGACTATCGCGGCAGCTGTGGCCGAACGCTTCCGCACCGCACCTGCCAGTCTTGCCGAAGATATCACCGCGCTCCGCAATGCCGAGCAATCCAATCTAAGTCCGAAAAGCGCCCTCGCACTCATCCGCCGCATCGACCACCACATTGCCGCGCTGTCTGCCGCCATCACCGCAGGCCAGCCGTCAGCCGCAAGCTCCGCAGACCGCCGTTAA
- a CDS encoding DUF6526 family protein — translation MNSQPQGYANHAKFQPVIHFFLLPVLLANFILCVVWAVRHPGFQTVWMVVMAVALLVLMPLLRLNPLKVQDRVIRLEERVRLAALLPEPLKARIPELSVDQLIGLRFASDAELPALAARAMNEKLDRKQIKQAIQNWRPDDWRL, via the coding sequence ATGAACAGCCAGCCGCAGGGCTATGCAAACCACGCCAAATTTCAGCCGGTTATTCATTTCTTCTTATTGCCGGTACTGCTGGCGAACTTCATTCTGTGTGTGGTTTGGGCGGTGCGGCATCCGGGCTTTCAGACCGTGTGGATGGTGGTGATGGCTGTGGCGCTGCTGGTCCTGATGCCGCTGCTCCGCCTCAATCCGCTGAAGGTGCAGGACCGTGTCATTCGCCTCGAAGAGCGAGTGCGTCTGGCTGCGCTGCTGCCGGAGCCGCTGAAGGCGCGGATTCCGGAACTGAGTGTCGATCAGCTGATCGGCCTGCGTTTTGCCTCGGATGCGGAACTGCCCGCGCTGGCCGCGCGGGCGATGAACGAGAAGCTGGACCGCAAGCAGATCAAGCAGGCGATCCAGAACTGGCGGCCGGACGACTGGCGGTTGTAG
- a CDS encoding sensor domain-containing diguanylate cyclase, with protein sequence MDLHTLHVEHAVLLALYTLLTFLNLRVHRGAPGLAWFPAFAVSVCGGAALVALRGTIPDWLSIVCGNALFSLGYLFLHRSMTSFFGRGAYGWRFQIALVSAFILAMIEYGAVHPNTSRRLIALSIVLTVQLTITGWLVFRSTPPYMRSAGWIMGIVLFLLAAGNLIRLAGVVLQGAPGNYLRGGPLLAWVVINTSVLQGGIIVSFVWMTAARLHHDLVQQATTDPLTSLYNRRALETIAERTIAAKGKNHTPISAILFDLDNFKEINDSFGHLGGDAALIAVSRCLQRETRPGDTLARWAGDEFAILLDATELEAAQALAERLRMALEQLCVRYGSHEFSLTASFGVAELSSAAGGWDELMQQCDRALYAVKSSGGNFVHCTS encoded by the coding sequence ATGGATCTCCACACTCTCCATGTCGAGCACGCGGTGCTTCTCGCGCTATACACGCTGTTGACCTTCCTCAACCTGCGTGTGCATCGCGGTGCCCCCGGATTAGCCTGGTTCCCTGCCTTTGCCGTCTCCGTATGTGGAGGCGCTGCGCTGGTGGCGCTCCGTGGCACCATTCCCGATTGGCTCTCGATCGTCTGCGGCAATGCCCTGTTCTCGCTCGGCTATCTCTTTCTCCATCGCTCGATGACCAGCTTTTTCGGCCGCGGAGCCTATGGCTGGCGCTTTCAGATTGCACTGGTGTCAGCCTTCATCCTGGCCATGATCGAGTACGGAGCTGTCCACCCCAATACCAGTCGACGCCTGATCGCTCTGAGCATTGTGCTGACCGTACAGCTCACCATTACCGGATGGCTTGTCTTCCGCAGTACGCCACCCTACATGCGCAGTGCCGGCTGGATCATGGGCATTGTGCTCTTTCTGCTCGCCGCCGGAAACCTGATCCGCCTGGCCGGCGTTGTACTGCAGGGCGCACCCGGCAACTACCTGCGCGGCGGACCGCTGCTGGCCTGGGTGGTTATCAATACCTCCGTCCTGCAGGGCGGTATCATCGTCTCTTTCGTCTGGATGACCGCCGCGCGTCTTCATCACGACCTGGTGCAACAGGCCACGACCGATCCACTCACCAGCCTTTACAATCGCCGTGCCCTGGAAACCATAGCCGAGCGCACCATCGCCGCAAAGGGAAAGAACCACACTCCCATCTCCGCGATCCTCTTCGATCTCGATAATTTCAAGGAGATCAATGACTCCTTCGGACATCTCGGCGGCGACGCGGCGCTCATCGCCGTATCCCGCTGCCTGCAGCGCGAAACCCGCCCCGGCGATACCCTGGCACGATGGGCCGGCGATGAATTCGCCATCCTCCTCGATGCCACAGAGCTCGAAGCGGCCCAGGCATTGGCCGAACGGCTGCGTATGGCGCTCGAACAGTTGTGCGTGCGCTACGGCAGCCATGAGTTCTCCCTGACAGCCAGCTTCGGCGTTGCCGAGTTGAGCAGCGCCGCCGGCGGCTGGGACGAGCTCATGCAGCAGTGCGACCGGGCTCTCTATGCCGTCAAAAGCAGTGGCGGCAACTTTGTGCACTGCACCTCCTGA
- a CDS encoding AAA family ATPase: protein MNETISELTGTEANDYRPTQALFARGRDQLGRIIAGQSEMIDQAILTLLCGGHALIEGVPGVAKTLTVKTLARFLALDFRRVQGTPDMMPADILGTSVFSLKTSEFTFHRGPVFTQFLLTDEINRMPPRTQAALLESMEERQVTMDGETHPLDPYFTVFATQNPLEFEGTYPLPEAQLDRFLLKIRVGYPSADEERAILERHLAATALDQFPIEPIAPEELAAARAEVRSIRIEPAVLDYLLAVIRRTREWPSISLGASPRAAAALLLVARACAAREGRAYLLPDDVKEAAIPCLRHRLILKPEVELEGFDPDRVIADLLAAIPLPR, encoded by the coding sequence GTGAACGAAACCATCTCCGAACTCACCGGAACCGAAGCAAACGACTATCGCCCCACGCAAGCTCTCTTCGCCCGCGGCCGCGACCAGCTGGGCCGCATCATCGCCGGCCAGTCCGAGATGATCGACCAGGCTATCCTCACGCTGCTCTGCGGCGGCCACGCGCTCATCGAAGGCGTGCCCGGTGTGGCAAAAACGCTTACCGTGAAGACACTCGCCCGCTTCCTCGCCCTCGATTTTCGCCGCGTGCAGGGCACTCCCGACATGATGCCCGCCGACATCCTCGGCACCAGCGTCTTCTCGCTCAAAACCAGTGAGTTCACCTTCCATCGCGGCCCCGTCTTCACTCAATTCCTGCTCACCGACGAGATCAACCGCATGCCGCCGCGCACCCAGGCCGCGCTGCTCGAGAGCATGGAAGAGCGCCAGGTAACGATGGACGGTGAGACGCATCCGCTCGATCCCTACTTCACGGTCTTCGCCACGCAGAACCCGCTCGAATTCGAAGGCACCTATCCATTACCCGAGGCGCAACTCGACCGATTCCTGCTCAAAATCCGCGTCGGCTATCCCTCGGCTGACGAAGAGCGCGCCATCCTCGAACGCCATCTCGCCGCGACCGCGCTCGACCAGTTCCCCATCGAGCCCATCGCACCGGAAGAACTGGCTGCCGCGCGCGCCGAAGTCCGCTCCATCCGCATCGAGCCTGCCGTGCTCGATTACCTGCTCGCCGTCATCCGCCGCACCCGCGAGTGGCCGTCGATCTCGCTCGGAGCCAGCCCCCGCGCCGCCGCCGCGCTGTTGCTCGTCGCCCGCGCCTGCGCCGCCCGCGAAGGCCGCGCCTACCTGCTGCCCGACGATGTGAAGGAAGCGGCCATCCCCTGCCTGCGCCATCGCCTCATCCTCAAGCCCGAAGTCGAGCTCGAAGGCTTCGATCCCGATCGCGTCATCGCCGACCTGCTCGCCGCCATTCCCTTACCACGTTAA
- the abc-f gene encoding ribosomal protection-like ABC-F family protein: MLILNAQSISKSFGATTLFRDVSFTVNDGDRIGLIGPNGSGKSTLLKMLAGEIDTDDGEVTTRKGMRMAYVAQDSHFPEGSTVRKVFEAALERARVPADEHDTRIHSIFGLTGFNSLDDDAATFSGGWRKRMAIAEALVQQPDLILLDEPTNHLDFAGIEWLESLLTQGSFATVVISHDRYFLENVATQMAELNRAYPNGMLRAKGTYSDFLEAKEEFLHAQQRHQEALENRVRVEKEWLRRGPKARATKAKARIDNANRLIAELADLSNRSKVSNASFDFASTGRQTKRLIELDDLTYAYDERVLFRSLNFHLMSGMRVGLVGPNGSGKTTLLRLLTGDLEPTSGEIKRANMLRFTYFEQNRTLNGDQTLRRALAPDSDSIVYQDRIVHVASWAARFLFTGEQLNQPVSRLSGGERARVLIAQLMLQPADVLVLDEPTNDLDIPTLEILEETLLDYPGSLVLVTHDRYMLDRIANVVIGLDGEGNAGAFADYAQWEAWLAEREQAREQAKKLEKAAPVKETPATSEAAPAKKKKLSYMEEREWSTIEERIAEAESKLQAHQSALEDPAVVTDATRLQTELSAVAEAQAQVDQLYARWSELEEKRG, encoded by the coding sequence TTGCTGATTCTCAACGCACAATCCATCTCCAAGTCCTTCGGAGCGACCACGCTCTTCCGCGATGTCTCGTTCACCGTCAACGACGGCGACCGCATCGGACTCATCGGCCCCAACGGCAGCGGCAAATCGACGCTACTCAAGATGCTCGCCGGGGAGATCGACACCGACGATGGTGAGGTCACCACGCGCAAAGGCATGCGCATGGCGTATGTCGCGCAGGACTCGCACTTCCCTGAAGGGTCGACCGTCCGCAAGGTCTTCGAGGCCGCGCTCGAACGCGCCCGCGTGCCTGCCGACGAGCACGATACCCGTATCCACTCCATCTTTGGCCTCACCGGCTTCAACAGCCTCGACGATGACGCAGCGACTTTCTCCGGTGGATGGCGCAAGCGGATGGCCATCGCCGAAGCACTCGTGCAACAGCCCGATCTCATTCTCCTCGACGAACCGACGAATCACCTCGACTTCGCCGGCATCGAGTGGCTCGAATCTCTGCTGACGCAGGGCTCCTTCGCCACCGTCGTCATCAGCCACGACCGCTACTTCCTCGAGAATGTCGCCACGCAGATGGCCGAGCTCAACCGTGCCTATCCCAACGGCATGCTGCGCGCAAAGGGCACCTACAGCGACTTTCTCGAAGCCAAGGAAGAGTTCCTGCACGCGCAGCAGCGCCATCAGGAGGCGCTCGAAAACCGCGTCCGGGTCGAAAAGGAATGGTTGCGGCGCGGCCCGAAAGCCCGCGCTACCAAGGCCAAGGCACGCATCGACAACGCCAATCGCCTCATCGCCGAGCTTGCCGACCTCAGCAATCGCAGCAAGGTCTCGAATGCGAGTTTCGACTTCGCGTCTACAGGCCGGCAAACCAAGAGACTGATTGAACTCGACGACCTGACCTATGCCTATGATGAGCGCGTCCTCTTCCGCAGTCTCAACTTCCACCTGATGTCCGGCATGCGCGTCGGACTCGTCGGTCCCAACGGCAGCGGCAAAACTACGCTGCTGCGCCTGCTCACCGGCGACCTCGAACCGACCTCGGGTGAAATCAAGCGCGCCAACATGCTCCGCTTTACTTACTTCGAGCAGAACCGCACTCTCAACGGTGACCAGACGCTGCGCCGCGCCCTCGCACCCGACAGCGACTCCATCGTCTATCAGGACCGCATCGTGCACGTCGCATCCTGGGCCGCGCGTTTTCTCTTTACCGGCGAGCAGCTCAATCAGCCCGTCTCGCGCCTTTCCGGCGGCGAGCGCGCCCGCGTGCTCATTGCGCAGCTCATGCTGCAGCCTGCCGACGTCCTCGTGCTCGACGAGCCGACAAACGATCTCGATATCCCCACCCTTGAGATTCTCGAAGAGACGCTGCTCGACTATCCCGGCTCGCTGGTGCTTGTCACCCACGACCGCTACATGCTCGACCGCATCGCCAACGTCGTCATCGGCCTCGATGGGGAAGGCAACGCCGGAGCCTTCGCCGATTACGCGCAGTGGGAGGCATGGCTCGCTGAACGAGAACAGGCCCGCGAGCAGGCGAAGAAGCTTGAAAAAGCTGCACCTGTGAAGGAAACCCCAGCTACAAGCGAAGCCGCACCCGCGAAGAAGAAAAAACTCTCTTACATGGAAGAGCGCGAGTGGTCGACGATCGAAGAGCGCATCGCCGAGGCCGAGTCAAAGCTCCAGGCTCACCAGTCCGCGCTCGAAGATCCCGCGGTCGTCACCGATGCGACGCGCCTGCAAACGGAACTGTCCGCAGTCGCGGAAGCACAGGCACAGGTAGACCAGCTTTACGCCCGCTGGAGCGAGCTCGAAGAAAAACGCGGATAA